GCACGCGCGCGTCGTCCGTCCCGCGGTGGCCGGCCGCCTGACCGTCTCGAACGCGAGCGAGACGCCTTTGGCTCTGCGCATCTTCCGGCATCTGCCGGTGCTTCGCAGTCTGCCGACCTTCCTGGTGGCCCGCGGCGTCATCCCCGAACGCGTCCCCGACTTCGCCCGCCGCGCCTGACCGGCCTACCGGACGTTGCGGGGGCGGAACTGGATACTGATCCGCGGTCCGACCGGCCGCTTGGTCTTGGGAACGGCGTGCTCCCACGTGCGCTGGCACGACCCGCCCATCACGATGAGATCCCCGTGCCCGAGCGGATACCGCACGCTCGCGCCGCCGCCGCGCGGCCGCAACTGCAATGCGCGCGCCGCACCGACCGACACGATGGCCACCATGGTGTCGGTGGTCGCGCCGCGCCCGAAGGTGTCCCCGTGCCAGGCGACACTGTCGTTGCCGTCGCGGTAATAGCACAGTCCGGCCGTGGTGAACGCCTCGCCGAGTTCCTCGAAGTAATACGCGCTCAAGGCATCTCGCGCCTCGGCCAGCACCGGATCCGGTAGCTCCCGCGTCTCGTCGTAGAAGCACAACAGCCGCGGCACATCCACCATGCGGTCGTACATGGCCCGCCGGTCCGCCCGCCACGGCACGCCGTTCGCGAGCCGCTCGAACAACTCGTCGGCCCCGGTCAACCAGCCCGGCAGCACATCCACCCACGCACCGTCCCCGAGCTCGGTGCGCTGAACCCCCGCCAGCGCACCGAGCCCAACCTCCCCGAAGCCATCGAGCAGCGATCCCTGCAGTGGTGTCGACATGCCTCCGAACCTAACACAAGATCGAACATATGTTCGCAAGATGTCCGATTCTCGCGCCGCCGACCCATCGCTCGCTCAGGCGCGTACCTCGTCGTGCTGGCGCACGAAGTCGAGAAAACG
This sequence is a window from Nocardia yunnanensis. Protein-coding genes within it:
- a CDS encoding alpha-ketoglutarate-dependent dioxygenase AlkB; this translates as MSTPLQGSLLDGFGEVGLGALAGVQRTELGDGAWVDVLPGWLTGADELFERLANGVPWRADRRAMYDRMVDVPRLLCFYDETRELPDPVLAEARDALSAYYFEELGEAFTTAGLCYYRDGNDSVAWHGDTFGRGATTDTMVAIVSVGAARALQLRPRGGGASVRYPLGHGDLIVMGGSCQRTWEHAVPKTKRPVGPRISIQFRPRNVR